From the genome of Impatiens glandulifera chromosome 9, dImpGla2.1, whole genome shotgun sequence, one region includes:
- the LOC124916468 gene encoding GDP-mannose 4,6 dehydratase 2-like, with protein sequence MACTKNVDNSDKRKVALITGITGQDGSYLTELLLTKGYEVHGLIRRSSNFNTQRINHIYVDPHNTNKAQMKLHYGDLTDASSLRRWIDTILPDEVYNLAAQSHVAVSYEIPDYTADVVASGALRLLEAVRSHIDDTGRVIRYYQAGSSEMYGSTPPPQSEDTPFHPRSPYAASKCAAHWYTVNYREAYGMFACNGILFNHESPRRGENFVTRKITRAVGRIKMGLQEKLFLGNLKASRDWGFAGDYVEAMWMMLQQETPDDYVVATEESHTVEEFLEAAFGYVGLNWEDHVEIDPRYFRPAEVDNLKGDASKTKKLLSWTPRVGFKELVAMMVDNDLTLAKREKVLVDAGYVDGK encoded by the exons atggCTTGCACAAAAAATGTGGACAACTCCGACAAGCGCAAAGTGGCTCTTATAACCGGAATTACGGGTCAGGATGGATCTTATCTAACTGAATTACTCCTCACTAAGGGTTATGAAGTCCACGGTCTCATCCGTCGCTCTTCCAATTTCAACACCCAACGGATCAATCACATCTATGTCGATCCCCATAACACCAACAAGGCTCAAATGAAGCTCCATTATGGTGACCTAACTGATGCCTCTTCTCTTCGTCGTTGGATTGACACTATCCTGCCTGACGAGGTTTACAATCTGGCTGCTCAGTCCCATGTTGCTGTCTCCTATGAGATCCCGGACTATACGGCTGATGTTGTTGCCTCTGGGGCACTCCGTTTGCTGGAGGCTGTCCGGTCCCATATTGACGACACTGGCCGAGTTATTCGCTACTATCAGGCTGGTTCCTCGGAAATGTATGGATCCACTCCGCCCCCACAATCTGAGGATACTCCATTCCATCCTAGATCTCCCTATGCTGCATCCAAATGCGCAGCCCATTG GTACACGGTGAACTATCGGGAAGCCTATGGGATGTTCGCGTGCAACGGGATTCTCTTCAACCACGAGTCTCCTCGTAGGGGCGAGAATTTTGTGACCCGAAAGATAACCCGAGCAGTGGGTCGTATCAAGATGGGGCTCCAGGAAAAGTTATTCCTGGGGAATCTGAAGGCATCTCGAGATTGGGGCTTTGCTGGAGATTACGTGGAGGCCATGTGGATGATGCTTCAACAGGAGACACCAGATGACTATGTGGTTGCCACGGAGGAGTCTCATACCGTGGAGGAGTTCTTGGAGGCTGCTTTCGGTTACGTGGGGTTGAATTGGGAGGACCACGTGGAGATCGACCCGAGATATTTCAGGCCAGCTGAGGTGGACAATTTGAAAGGGGATGCCAGCAAGACCAAGAAGTTGCTGAGCTGGACACCTAGGGTTGGATTCAAGGAGTTGGTGGCAATGATGGTGGACAATGACTTGACACTTGCTAAAAGAGAGAAAGTTTTGGTTGATGCAGGGTATGTCGATGGCAAGTAA